In Polaribacter pacificus, the genomic window CCTTACTAATTGTTGTATAGACGTTAATTTACTGTGTACTCAAACTTAACAGATTCTTCGCCGTTTGTAAGCACAATTGTATAATCTCCACCCTTTAATCCAAGAGCCCAAGAAACTGTTTTATTTTCTACTTCTGTAATATCCATAGGAACTGCCTTATTAAGATCCTCTCCTTTTTTAAACGCTAAAACCATCACAGGAAAAGCAATCTGAAGATCTTTTAAAGTAACAGAAACTGGTCTAGAACTAGTAGTAAAGAGCCAATTTGGGCGGTTATTAGTGTAGGTAGTATTGGGGTGAAAAACAGCGATATCAGACCAAGCATCTCCTCGATCATACTTAAATACTTGATTGTTTTGATCGATTAAAACAGATGATTCACTGTTAGAAACTGCTTTTAAAAAAGGATGGTTAAATTTAGGGTCACTTTTCTCACTATACAAAACCTGATTGATCGTTAATGGATTGATTCCTGTATATTCTGTTAATCGACCAGCCATCGCTTTTTCCCAAGATCTATGAACACCTTCTAAGGCATGATCAAATCCACAGTGAATTAAAAACTTTTCTCCGGGCTTAGAATCAATTACTTTTTGAATATTTTTTGCCTGTGCAATCTCTCTAGGTTTACCGTTACCTTTTCCCATATCTTCATATGCAAACAATGTATAGCCAATTTCTAAGGCTGTTCTAATCATATCGCCAAACTGAGGGTCTTTAGTATAAAAACCTGTCTCTAAAATTGGATATTTTCTCTGCTGAAGTCCATTATCTAGATACGCTCCAGTTCCTAAGGCTTCTAAGCCTAAATTTGTATATCCGTTATCATATAATTGTTGAAGCAAAGACTTTGTAAACACACGATGATATGAATTGTGATGCGCCTCGTTAATGATAACAACCTGAGTTTTTTTAGCCTGCTCTACAATATAATCAAGAGCATTTACTTTTGTATACTTGTTGTTGATCGAGTCTATCTGGCTAGAGGTATAGTTACTTTCTCTTGCTCCCATAGCCAAATCCCATTGCACTAAAGCATTTTTATAATCTCCTTTGGTTGCATAATCAGCTGCAGACAATTGATGTTTCCACGGAATGGTATCTTTTAACAGCTTCTCCTCTATCTCATGAGAGAATTTATAATCGCTGACAAAATCTATTTTTTTGAATTCAATTTTAGATTCTTTACACGAGAATAATAAGGTAAGTAGTAAGCTTGCTATTAGCAGTATTATTGATTTTTTTTTTGAATTCATCTGAATATCTAATTTTTGGAAATTCAAATATAACTAAATTTTTAGTTATAAAAACTTCTGATTAAATATTGAAAATAAGAAAATGTTATTCGTCTTGAATCAAAGAAGCATCTTCTGATTCTTCTGGGGTAAATCGTGCAATGATCAAGGGTGTCAAGATACAGACAATACCAATAATGGGTTTACTATAAAAATCTGGAACAAAATTCATTATTATAAGGTATAAACCACAGCAAATAAAAATTATATTCGTCAGTCTATTATCCCAAATAAACCCTCCTGCTAGGTAAGAAAAACCAATACAGGTGAACATTGATGTACTTAAAAACTGGTTGGTTTCATCACTGTAATTTAAAAACCAATTGGATACTTTTCCAATTAAAATTAAGACCAACAAAACTCTAAACAATATAAATAGTTTTCTTTTCATTCTATTTTATTAAACAAACCGAGTCCAAAGTACCTCTTTTCTTTAGTTTTTACTGATGACAATTTAGTGAATAATTATAAACTCTCACAATTGGCACACTCCTACTTTACTTGTATTTAATTATTAACCACTGTAAATCAACTAATTAATCAACTAATTAAAAATTACTTTAAAATATTTTTTTATTTCTAACCGATTGTTTAGTTTTGTACTCGTTAATCATGGCAAGAAAAAAAGAATATATAGAAGAGGCTGTAATCGAGAAAGCAATGACTGTTTTTTGGAAGAACGGTTATGAAAACACTTCAATGCAAATGCTTGAAAAAGAAATGGGCATCAATAAGTTTTCTATCTATTCGAGTTTTGGAAACAAACACGGTCTTTTTCTAGAAAGTTTAAAAACTTACAAGAAAAAGGTAAACTGTATTTTTGAAGAATTTAAAAAAGCAAATCAGGGTTTACAAGACATTAAAGATTTTTTCTATAATTCTGTAAAATTTTGTTCTGTTAAAGGCAATCAAAAAGGCTGTTTGCTTACCAATACTTACAATGAATTTTCAGAAAAAGAAGATCAGCAAATACAAGAACAAATGAGTTCTTTTATGAATAATCTAAAAGAACTATTCATCCAAAAGTTAAGTATGGATACTTCTAAAGATAAAAAAACAATAGTGCAACAAGCCAATTATTTATTAATCGCAAAGCACGGTCTAGCCGCTGCTTCAAAAGTTAACAATCAACAAGAGATAGAAGATTATATAGAAATGACTTTTCACAATTTATAATCCTTTTTTTTAATCAATAACTAAACGATTGTTTAGTTATTTAATAGTACCTAAATATTATAATTATGACAACATTAAAAATTCACAACATCGAAACTGCACCAGAAGGTAGCAAAGCATTATTAGAGCAATCACTTAAATCAAATGGAATGATTCCTGGCTTACACGGAGTATTAGCAGGTGCGCCAGGCTTATTAGAAGGTTATCAAACCTTACACAAACTCTTTACGCAAACATCTTTTAATAAAGAAGAGTTAACAGTAGTTTGGCAAACTATTAATGTAGAACATCAATGCCATTATTGTGTGCCAGCACATACAGGAATAGCAAACATGATGAAGGTAGATGAATCACTAACTGAAGCATTGAGAAACAGCACTGCAATGCCAACAGAAAAACTTCAAGCTTTGCATGATTTTACACTAAAAATGGTAAGAAATCGTGGACAAGTAACACAAGAAGACTTAATTAACTTTTACGATGCAGGCTATGAAGAAAGACAGGTGTTAGAAATAATTTTAGGCTTATCACAAAAAGTAATTAGCAACTATACCAATCATATTGCCAACACTCCTGTAGATGCACCTTTTCAAAAATTTGCTTGGAAAGCAGAAACTGTTTCATAATAAACAAAAAGCTAAGTTCAAGCAGGCTGCTTGAACTTAGCTACTTTAAATCAATTGTCAAAAAAAACAGCTACCAATAAGGTGTTATTGATTTAAATAGTTTTCCTTTTTCTATTCTTTATAAGACTGTAATTACAGGCCTTGTTTTCTATATATTCAATGCTGTGTTCAGCTAAAAGCTGAGCAAGTATTGATCGTGTTTCATCTTCATCTAATCCATATTTTTCACCAAGATCAATTTCATTCAACTGTCCATTATCTTCGGCCAAAGCTTTTAAATATCTATTTTTATTTTCCATAGTTAGTTTGTTTTTTTACAGCGATCATCATATGTGGACTAAAGGGCAAAAGATAAGGATCGTTCTCTGTAATACTTATCAATTCTAATAATATTTTCTTTTTCTTATCATTGAGCATATTTTCAAAATAAGCCTTATCTAACCAAGACATACCCTCTACAGCATAGGTATTTAAATAAAATAAATTATGTCTTATAAATTCATCTTTAAGCTGTTCGGGTTTATGATAATATGCTTCTACTAAGAGCCACGGGAAATCATCAGGCGGATTGTGTATTCCGGTGCTTAACTCTACTTTACACATTTCAAAAAAGGAATTTTTATGAATCAAACCATTTAAAAGTCCTGTCAAGGTAGATGCTGTATAGTTAATAGCAAAGCCCAAAATAATTCCATCTTTTTTAAGTACCCGTTTAGCTTCAAGGATAGTCAATTCTCTATCTTCTTCTTTTTGGAGATGATACAAAGGACCGTGTAATATTACTAAATCTGCAAAATTATTTTTAAAACTAAGGTTTCGAGACTCTCCCAAAGCAACAGAAAACTTATTCTTTAACCTATCTGATCTGTTTTGTGCTATTTTAATATGTTTTAAAACAGGTTCTACTAGATGTACCTGATGCCCTTTTTTTGCTAACCATTCTGAATATTTTCCCGTACCCCCTCCAACATCAATGATTATGGAGGCTGTTGATTTAAGATGTTTTTCTATAAGCTGCTTAATTCTTTCAAATTCAAAGATACCCATGCCTTTATTAAGCCTTGTTTCTTCGGATGCTTTATTGTAAAACACCTCTATATTTCTGTTTATTAATTGCTTGTTACTCATGCTATTCTCATTAAAATAGGATAGTATTTCTAAATGCAAAACATTAAAATACCAGCCTCCAATTGATTTTTAAATCAATTGTGTTTTGTTTAAACTCTTTAAATAATTTGGGTGTACTTATCTGTGCATTTAAAATCAGAAGATTTCATGCGTTTAAAACTCTTTTCTAGAGCTTGTCTCTTTGAGTAAGACTCAGATACTATGTAAAAATTAATATAACAGACTACAAAAATAGAATATTTTTATAAATAAGAATCACCTACTTACTTTTTTATCAGTGCAAGTTTTATTCCTAGGGCAATAAAAACACCGCCGGTAATTTTATTTAACCACAGTTTTATTTTATAATTTTTTCTAATTCTATTAGATAGTTTTGAAGCAAATACGGCTAAAATTAAACACCAAATCGTTCCTGTAAGTAAAAATGTAATTCCGAGAATTAAAAAAGAAATCGAACTCTGTGTATAATTAGGATCTATAAATTGTGGTAGAAAAGCAAGAAAGAACAAGGCTACTTTCGGATTTAAAATATTCGTTAGAATTCCAGAAAAGTAAATCTTTTTATAATTGGTAGTATCGTTTGCAGTATTCAACTCAAACTTGTCAGCCTCTTTATTAAAAATTGCCTTTAGTCCTAAAAACACCAGATAGGCAGCTCCTAAATACTTAACAATTTCAAAAGCTATTGCAGATTTGGCAAGCACTATCGATAATCCTAAAGTTGCAAAAATGATATGAAAAACAGCCCCAGTTGAGATTCCTAATGCTGATAATATTCCCGCTTTTTTTCCTTGTGCTATACTTCTTCCAAGTATATACATGGTATCAGCACCAGGTGTCAAGTTTAAAATTAATCCAGCGATTAAAAAGGTTTCAAAATTTATGATTCCAAACATTCTTATTTAAAATTTATTTTTATTGATTTACAAAATGTTAATTTAAGACATTTAAACTTTTTTAGGTGTTAATTTAATAATATTAAGTTCCTCTTTTCTATAAGAATACTAGCAATATTATGCAGAAGTTATTTTGCCAGAAGAAAACTTCCAAGCTCCAAGAGCGAGTAATATATATATCACAATAATTGCCAGCATTTGTTGCCAATTATTTGTCAACTCGTAATAAAGAATTAAAAATCCGCCCATACTCAATCCAACTATTGAAAGGAGTGTTAAAAAGGTTGATGAATTGGTTTTTTTTCTAATTTTGAAATTAGCAATTGCCATAAGTAATGATACTAAAAGAAAAGTAACACTTCCAAACTCAAGAATTAATTCCAATCCTCCAATAGTGATCAAAAGACTAGAAATAAACGCCATAGCCACAATTGCATTTTGTGGGCTACTGTTTTTTCTAATTGCTAAAATTCGAGGAAAATAACCATCTTGAGCAATAACTGACATTTGACGAGAAGATCCAAAAACGGTACCGCTTATGGCACTACTTGAAGCTAAAATTGCTCCTAAAATAACCAAGTTTGTACCTAAGGAGCCTAAAATATTACCTGCCCCTGATGCAAGTGCAAATTCTTTATTT contains:
- a CDS encoding TetR/AcrR family transcriptional regulator; amino-acid sequence: MARKKEYIEEAVIEKAMTVFWKNGYENTSMQMLEKEMGINKFSIYSSFGNKHGLFLESLKTYKKKVNCIFEEFKKANQGLQDIKDFFYNSVKFCSVKGNQKGCLLTNTYNEFSEKEDQQIQEQMSSFMNNLKELFIQKLSMDTSKDKKTIVQQANYLLIAKHGLAAASKVNNQQEIEDYIEMTFHNL
- a CDS encoding carboxymuconolactone decarboxylase family protein; protein product: MTTLKIHNIETAPEGSKALLEQSLKSNGMIPGLHGVLAGAPGLLEGYQTLHKLFTQTSFNKEELTVVWQTINVEHQCHYCVPAHTGIANMMKVDESLTEALRNSTAMPTEKLQALHDFTLKMVRNRGQVTQEDLINFYDAGYEERQVLEIILGLSQKVISNYTNHIANTPVDAPFQKFAWKAETVS
- a CDS encoding class I SAM-dependent methyltransferase, with the translated sequence MSNKQLINRNIEVFYNKASEETRLNKGMGIFEFERIKQLIEKHLKSTASIIIDVGGGTGKYSEWLAKKGHQVHLVEPVLKHIKIAQNRSDRLKNKFSVALGESRNLSFKNNFADLVILHGPLYHLQKEEDRELTILEAKRVLKKDGIILGFAINYTASTLTGLLNGLIHKNSFFEMCKVELSTGIHNPPDDFPWLLVEAYYHKPEQLKDEFIRHNLFYLNTYAVEGMSWLDKAYFENMLNDKKKKILLELISITENDPYLLPFSPHMMIAVKKQTNYGK
- a CDS encoding LysE family translocator; this encodes MFGIINFETFLIAGLILNLTPGADTMYILGRSIAQGKKAGILSALGISTGAVFHIIFATLGLSIVLAKSAIAFEIVKYLGAAYLVFLGLKAIFNKEADKFELNTANDTTNYKKIYFSGILTNILNPKVALFFLAFLPQFIDPNYTQSSISFLILGITFLLTGTIWCLILAVFASKLSNRIRKNYKIKLWLNKITGGVFIALGIKLALIKK